Proteins found in one Planctomycetaceae bacterium genomic segment:
- a CDS encoding DeoR/GlpR family DNA-binding transcription regulator, translating to MNASSQQRRDSILSQAYEKGHVSVKDLTDALAVSSATVRRDLRALADSGDLSLTYGGASLARKMDFSFRSKAARNTYAKQVIGSLAAGLIPDGDQLFLDSGTTCFATAAFLRGKRGLSIILNSVRLAEVLDSPAISVILLGGQYRPARMDTIGPMATAALEQLRGYVAMIGADGLGMDFGLTAGDIDSAALYRLAVRNARQTILLADSSKFAAPSLYKIVDWDAVSRVVTETMPDQPWREFLASRNIEITCPETASQP from the coding sequence GTTAGCGTGAAGGATCTGACCGACGCGCTGGCCGTTTCGTCGGCCACTGTCCGGCGGGATTTGCGTGCATTGGCCGACTCGGGCGATCTTTCCCTGACCTACGGCGGGGCCAGCCTGGCCCGCAAGATGGACTTCTCGTTCCGCTCCAAGGCCGCCCGCAACACCTACGCCAAGCAGGTCATCGGCAGCCTGGCCGCGGGGCTGATCCCCGACGGCGACCAGCTCTTTCTCGACAGCGGCACGACGTGCTTCGCCACGGCAGCGTTTCTGCGGGGCAAACGCGGGCTGTCCATCATCCTCAACTCGGTGCGCCTGGCCGAGGTGCTTGACTCGCCGGCTATCAGCGTGATCTTGCTGGGCGGGCAGTACCGCCCGGCCCGCATGGACACCATCGGGCCAATGGCCACCGCCGCTCTCGAGCAGCTTCGCGGATACGTGGCGATGATCGGCGCCGACGGGTTGGGGATGGACTTCGGTCTCACTGCCGGCGACATCGACTCGGCCGCCCTGTACCGCCTGGCCGTGCGCAACGCGCGGCAGACGATCCTGCTGGCCGACTCGAGCAAGTTCGCCGCGCCTTCGCTGTACAAGATCGTCGACTGGGACGCCGTCAGCCGCGTCGTCACCGAAACAATGCCCGACCAACCCTGGCGCGAGTTCCTCGCGTCGCGAAACATAGAGATTACCTGCCCCGAAACCGCCTCGCAGCCGTAG